The Triticum aestivum cultivar Chinese Spring chromosome 7B, IWGSC CS RefSeq v2.1, whole genome shotgun sequence genome window below encodes:
- the LOC123159890 gene encoding uncharacterized protein, with protein MPPPCGASVPSPTCHLAPHSVLHSPSPQIPFSPAPTRRGRCCRLAVTMADDLPEPSEDIQEHHRHLLRLLQPAVRAGRRCFPGSSSSSTFGTAAVIASSSPWPASSLSSELAPGAPPASPASPTRIHSSSEHPPRPNRPSSSTTAAAAIAVDLHHRRLPASPSSSTASLG; from the exons ATGCCGCCCCCCTGCGGCGCCTCGGTCCCCTCCCCCACTTGCCACCTCGCTCCCCACTccgtcctccactctccctctccccaGATCCCTTTCTCCCCTGCGCCCACCCGACGCGGCCGCTGCTGCCGCCTCGCCGTGACCATGGCCGACGACCTCCCCGAGCCAAGCGAAGACATCCAGGAGCATCATCGGCATCTCCTGCGTCTACTACAGCCAGCAGTGCGAGCTGGGAGGCGTTGCTTCCCCGGATCCTCGTCGTCTTCCACCTTCGGCACCGCCGCCGTCATCGCCTCATCGTCTCCGTGGCCAGCGTCGTCCCTTTCGTCCGAGCTTGCGCCAGGAGCTCCACCTGCCTCCCCTGCTTCCCCTACGCGGATCCACTCGAGCTCGGAGCACCCACCTCGACCGAATCGTCCGTCTTCCTCGACTACGGCCGCTGCGGCCATCGCCGTCGATCTGCACCACCGGCGCCTCCCGGCCTCGCCGAGCTCGTCCACGGCTTCCCTGGG atga